The following coding sequences are from one Streptomyces sp. ITFR-21 window:
- a CDS encoding flagella basal body P-ring formation protein FlgA: MALTKEQAAPERGPAQAPLPITHDAPRSRRRPVVVGAGLALAAVGALVSVWLVNEAGDKVAVVATRHAIAAGDTVETSDLMTAEISHDSGLRTVPVSRSSEIVGKQATSDLPAGVLVTEDSVSAGSSVTKGKSVVGILAKPGQLPVQKLHTGDTVTIVHTPGDGSDSASSSKPGSTPDSLPAVVSRVGAPDANGAVVVDVAAAEVNSTSLAAWAAGGDVAIVLKADS; this comes from the coding sequence ATGGCCCTTACCAAGGAGCAGGCGGCCCCCGAACGAGGCCCCGCGCAGGCGCCGCTGCCGATCACCCACGACGCCCCGCGCAGCCGGCGCCGCCCGGTCGTCGTCGGCGCTGGCCTGGCCCTGGCGGCCGTCGGCGCGCTGGTGTCGGTGTGGCTGGTCAACGAAGCGGGCGACAAGGTCGCCGTCGTCGCCACCCGACACGCCATAGCGGCCGGCGACACCGTCGAAACCTCCGACCTGATGACGGCGGAGATCTCCCACGACTCGGGGCTGCGCACCGTCCCCGTCTCCCGCTCTTCCGAGATCGTCGGCAAGCAGGCCACCTCCGACCTTCCGGCCGGCGTCCTGGTCACCGAGGACTCGGTGAGCGCCGGATCGAGCGTCACCAAGGGCAAGTCCGTGGTCGGCATCCTGGCCAAGCCCGGCCAACTCCCGGTCCAAAAGCTCCACACCGGGGACACGGTCACCATCGTCCACACCCCCGGTGACGGCAGCGACTCGGCCTCGTCCAGCAAGCCCGGCTCGACCCCGGACAGCCTGCCCGCGGTGGTCTCCCGCGTCGGGGCGCCTGATGCCAACGGCGCCGTCGTCGTCGATGTTGCCGCGGCCGAGGTCAACAGCACCTCCCTCGCCGCCTGGGCCGCCGGCGGCGACGTCGCGATCGTGCTGAAGGCGGACAGCTGA
- a CDS encoding ATP/GTP-binding protein, with product MAYHEDHGRSNKGLLIRGARVTGALAVLLALAPAGLAYADGGAHGCSDVDVCVDVGTPGNPGHSGSGGTGGGGGKGGKGDGMCKLVDDTEIPCLPGYNPKDRCFYELMDPQPPHGPGYTDMNGADTTGPGAFYQKDCIVNDVGGTVWLTTPPATVLPDPAELARQARDKMTLLGARIGSTPGPNKPGLVGMPVWLWNNKSQTTWGPNTATAAVPGLSVTATARVTKITYSMGDGGSVTCNTAGTPYKKSYGGKPSPDCGYRYTKVSTNQSGGKFTVTATSTWEITWQASTGENGTLPDEIRTSNTTARVGELQVVN from the coding sequence ATGGCTTATCACGAAGATCACGGCAGATCGAACAAAGGGCTGCTGATACGCGGGGCCCGCGTGACGGGCGCCCTCGCGGTTCTCCTCGCCCTGGCGCCCGCGGGTCTGGCCTACGCCGACGGCGGCGCCCACGGCTGCTCCGACGTCGACGTCTGCGTCGACGTCGGAACTCCCGGCAACCCGGGCCACAGCGGCAGCGGCGGCACCGGCGGGGGCGGCGGGAAGGGGGGCAAGGGCGACGGGATGTGCAAGCTCGTCGACGACACCGAGATTCCCTGCCTGCCTGGGTACAACCCCAAGGATCGCTGCTTCTACGAGCTGATGGACCCCCAGCCGCCGCACGGTCCGGGCTACACCGACATGAACGGGGCCGACACCACCGGCCCCGGCGCGTTCTACCAGAAGGACTGCATCGTCAACGACGTCGGCGGCACCGTCTGGCTGACCACGCCCCCGGCCACCGTCCTGCCCGACCCCGCCGAACTGGCCCGCCAGGCGCGGGACAAGATGACGCTGCTCGGTGCCCGCATCGGCTCCACGCCCGGCCCGAACAAGCCCGGCCTGGTCGGCATGCCCGTGTGGCTGTGGAACAACAAGAGCCAGACCACCTGGGGACCCAACACCGCCACGGCAGCCGTGCCGGGCCTTTCCGTGACCGCCACGGCGCGCGTCACCAAGATCACCTACTCGATGGGCGACGGCGGCTCGGTCACGTGCAACACGGCGGGAACGCCGTACAAGAAGTCCTACGGCGGAAAGCCCTCCCCGGACTGCGGCTACCGCTACACGAAGGTCTCCACGAACCAGTCGGGCGGCAAGTTCACCGTCACCGCGACGAGCACGTGGGAGATCACCTGGCAGGCCTCGACCGGCGAGAACGGAACGCTCCCCGACGAGATCCGCACGTCCAACACCACAGCGCGCGTCGGCGAGCTGCAGGTCGTCAACTAG
- a CDS encoding MBL fold metallo-hydrolase, whose translation MTLESLLTQIAPGVFAWQPRQAATWGLANCGLITSQGQALLVDTPYTPGLTDTFLAAARAAAGPHAALDRVAVTHANGDHTWGLQQLPGAEVLATRAALDHQCLEPTPQQLYTLVNDTDPGQPLGWYFRHHFGKFDFSDIQVLPPTDTFAGHRDLVVGEIPVELHEVGPAHTVGDLIVHLPAQRTVFAGDIVFSGDHPSHWAGPLERVSVACEQILGLDPEWIVPGHGPLMTPDELRTYVTYLDDLSDQAYLMHGQGKSAVEAARILVAEDRYAGLGLPERLAITLSTEYRHLDGDTAAPDLLELMEHAARIAWDRASVAEPAR comes from the coding sequence ATGACCCTCGAATCTCTTCTGACTCAGATCGCCCCCGGAGTCTTCGCGTGGCAGCCCAGACAGGCGGCGACGTGGGGACTTGCCAACTGTGGACTGATCACGTCCCAGGGCCAGGCTCTGCTGGTCGACACTCCGTACACCCCCGGTCTGACGGACACCTTCCTCGCCGCCGCCCGCGCGGCCGCCGGCCCGCACGCGGCGCTGGACCGCGTCGCCGTCACGCACGCCAACGGCGACCACACCTGGGGCTTGCAGCAGCTTCCCGGCGCCGAAGTCCTCGCCACCCGCGCCGCCTTGGACCATCAGTGCCTGGAACCGACTCCGCAGCAGCTCTACACCCTCGTCAACGACACTGATCCCGGCCAGCCGCTCGGCTGGTACTTCCGCCACCACTTCGGCAAATTCGACTTCTCTGACATACAGGTACTTCCGCCCACCGATACTTTCGCCGGCCACCGCGACCTGGTGGTCGGCGAAATACCCGTGGAGCTGCACGAGGTGGGACCGGCGCACACCGTCGGCGACCTGATCGTCCATCTGCCCGCGCAGCGGACGGTGTTCGCCGGCGACATCGTCTTCTCCGGCGACCACCCGTCACACTGGGCCGGGCCTCTGGAGCGAGTGTCCGTCGCCTGCGAGCAGATCCTGGGCCTCGATCCTGAGTGGATCGTGCCGGGCCACGGCCCTCTCATGACGCCCGACGAGCTCCGGACGTACGTCACCTACCTGGACGACCTGTCCGACCAGGCCTACCTCATGCACGGCCAGGGCAAGAGCGCCGTCGAGGCGGCACGCATCCTCGTGGCGGAGGACCGCTACGCCGGCCTGGGTCTGCCGGAGCGGCTCGCGATCACCCTCAGCACGGAGTACCGCCACCTTGATGGAGACACGGCCGCGCCCGACCTGCTCGAGCTGATGGAGCACGCGGCCCGCATCGCGTGGGACAGGGCGTCGGTGGCCGAGCCAGCGCGCTGA
- a CDS encoding helix-turn-helix domain-containing protein yields MNNKEALQQLLRWKRGQINPVELGWPKRTGRGRRSTGLSQAQVAQALFVTERTYADLERGDMATPSTEFLDNVAKVLRMEERERTALYVYSLGYEPPIPMDPTAGTNVAPAWQQAVNRVSGQPCYINDVAWNVLAANDDFIRMFPQDPGTTPRLPEQNLIRWMLLREDAREHHLVDWEKRWAEPVAAQLRTAVAAHPENVDLKQLDKDVNEDPVVGPIYRNHNIAYVHPDGDTRVMRHAGYTAPQGCVDLRDRCCEQHAPSQLGNVTMCAAQPFGSPGARFFFLVFEPKS; encoded by the coding sequence TTGAACAACAAGGAGGCGTTGCAGCAGCTGCTGCGATGGAAGCGGGGACAGATCAATCCGGTCGAGCTGGGCTGGCCGAAGCGGACCGGGCGGGGGCGGCGCTCGACCGGGCTGTCGCAGGCGCAGGTGGCGCAGGCCCTGTTCGTGACCGAGCGGACGTACGCCGACCTCGAGCGCGGCGACATGGCAACACCGAGCACCGAATTCCTCGACAACGTGGCCAAGGTGCTGCGGATGGAGGAACGGGAGCGCACCGCGCTCTACGTCTACTCCCTGGGCTACGAACCGCCCATTCCCATGGACCCGACGGCCGGGACGAACGTCGCGCCGGCCTGGCAGCAGGCCGTCAACCGCGTCTCTGGGCAGCCCTGTTACATCAACGACGTGGCCTGGAACGTCCTGGCCGCGAACGATGACTTCATACGCATGTTCCCGCAGGACCCGGGCACGACGCCCAGACTGCCCGAGCAGAACCTCATCCGGTGGATGCTGCTGCGGGAAGACGCCCGCGAGCACCACCTCGTCGACTGGGAGAAGCGGTGGGCCGAGCCCGTCGCGGCCCAGCTGCGGACCGCGGTGGCCGCCCATCCCGAAAACGTGGACCTGAAGCAGCTCGACAAGGATGTCAACGAGGACCCGGTCGTCGGCCCGATCTACCGCAATCACAACATCGCCTACGTCCACCCTGACGGGGACACCCGCGTCATGCGGCACGCCGGCTACACGGCCCCGCAGGGCTGCGTGGATCTCAGGGACCGGTGCTGCGAGCAGCACGCGCCCTCCCAGCTGGGCAACGTCACGATGTGCGCGGCGCAGCCGTTCGGGAGCCCGGGTGCCCGGTTCTTCTTCCTGGTGTTCGAGCCCAAGAGTTAG